In a single window of the Pocillopora verrucosa isolate sample1 chromosome 4, ASM3666991v2, whole genome shotgun sequence genome:
- the LOC131787589 gene encoding uncharacterized protein — protein sequence MADEGSLKPRRATVERKTKETDISLSVNIDGSGVSEISTGIGFLDHMLTALSKHGRMDLTLSCKGDLHVDDHHSVEDCGIVLGQAVKAALGDLRGITRYGYAYAPLDESLSRAVVDISGRPFADVNLNLQRERIGNLSCEMLPHFLSSFATSAAITLHVDVLKGENDHHRAESAFKALALALRTAFKREGTDIPSTKGVL from the coding sequence atggcggatgaaGGTTCGCTCAAACCTAGAAGAGCGACTgtcgaaagaaaaacaaaagaaacagacATTTCTTTGTCGGTCAACATAGATGGAAGTGGGGTAAGCGAGATAAGTACTGGCATTGGATTTCTGGACCATATGTTAACCGCTTTGTCGAAACACGGGCGAATGGATCTCACTTTGAGCTGCAAAGGTGATCTTCACGTGGACGATCATCATTCAGTCGAGGACTGTGGTATTGTTCTGGGCCAAGCAGTGAAAGCAGCGCTTGGTGATTTAAGAGGTATAACGAGGTATGGCTATGCCTATGCTCCTTTAGACGAGTCGCTTTCTCGAGCTGTTGTGGACATATCTGGACGACCCTTTGCCGACGTCAACTTGAATTTGCAGAGGGAGCGGATAGGGAACCTGTCCTGCGAAATGCTACCACATTTTTTGAGTTCCTTTGCTACTTCAGCAGCCATTACGTTACACGTGGACGTTTTAAAAGGTGAAAATGATCATCATAGAGCGGAGTCTGCTTTTAAAGCCCTAGCCCTAGCTCTGCGAACTGCATTTAAAAGAGAAGGAACTGATATACCGAGTACCAAAGGAGTGTTGTAA
- the LOC131787583 gene encoding cilia- and flagella-associated protein 53-like produces the protein MMVQHVRRCREFTGPTPHSVAIRAKPTSKRPVEHLILETRRKDELREQAIAETKYQKSCDLKSEWEKATDKRIKSNTIARRVEKLMQRGTFSLEDRRERLKEMLLAEEQQYIEEMEAKEETTLERQAKMRERAKFLKEKREQERLKLVDEKLDQRWRDNCEELRSTLSQRHQDEVFVERHEQLKMKEEKKKKELEVDKFYADLWAEDIQIKSMREEQTAREQIERNRETLKVLQVQIAACEKQREDEEKLKEMEAQWLKEEAKLRAEEEKWLQEEKLRKQKAAKRSREVSIRLKKEKEAKEKQEELALDMKILEKLLDDTRNEVKEETQRKREMREENLRFMQYCAMNRKEDEEREKELERIVNEEVEKKWAQTIKQYKMERDARQKLLANVMKSREQQIDERIRIAEKEQEAEIAERDALLAAIEEHKRLEAENQERIKNRNIGYQRDLDMQIDYQRRVKAKEIEEEEREFRMGQEAEAEYQRKLKEALDRPTIDKVHPMRIMGTALRSKSN, from the exons ATGATGGTTCAACATGTCCGAAGGTGTAGGGAGTTTACAGGGCCTACCCCTCATTCTGTGGCTATC AGAGCTAAACCGACAAGCAAAAGACCTGTGGAACATCTTATCCTtgaaacaagaagaaaagatgAACTAAGGGAGCAAGCAATAGCTGAAACCAAATACCAGAAAAGTTGTGATCTAAAG TCGGAATGGGAAAAAGCCACAGATAAAAGAATAAAGAGCAATACGATTGCTAGAAGGGTTGAAAAGTTAATGCAAAGAGGAACTTTTAGCTTGGAGGATAGAAGAGAAAG atTGAAAGAAATGCTGTTGGCTGAAGAGCAACAGTACATTGAAGAAATGGAAGCAAAAGAAGAAACAACTCTTGAGAGGCAGGCAAAGATGAGAGAGAGAGCCAAgtttttaaaagagaaaagagaacaagaaaggCTGAAACTTGTGGATGAAAAGCTTGATCAGAGATGGAG AGATAATTGCGAGGAACTCCGCTCAACTTTAAGTCAGCGTCATCAAGATGAAGTTTTTGTGGAACGCCATGaacaattgaaaatgaaagaggagaaaaagaagaaggaattAGAAGTAGATAAATTTTATGCCGACTTGTGGGCAGAAGACATTCAGATTAAAAGTATGAGAGAAGAGCAAACTGCAAGGGAACAGATTGAAAGGAACAGAGAAACTTTAAAA GTTCTACAAGTTCAGATTGCAGCCTGTGAGAAACAGAGAGAAGATGAAGAGAAACTGAAGGAGATGGAGGCACAATGGTTGAAGGAAGAAGCTAAGCTAAGAGCAGAGGAGGAAAAATGGCTACAGGAAGAAAAGCTTCGCAAGCAGAAGGCAGCTAAAAGATCAAGAGAGGTGTCCATCAGActcaagaaggaaaaagag GCCAAAGAGAAGCAAGAAGAACTTGCATTGGACatgaaaatattagaaaaacTTTTGGATGATACAAGAAATGAAGTGAAAGAAGAAACACAGAGAAAG cGTGAAATGCGTGAAGAGAATTTACGTTTCATGCAGTACTGTGCAATGAACCGTAaagaggatgaagagagagagaaggaaCTGGAGCGCATCGTAAATGAGGAGGTGGAAAAGAAATGGGCGCAAACCATAAAGCAATACAAAATGGAGAGAGATGCACGCCAGAAACTCTTGGCCAATGTCATGAAATCTAGGGAACAACAAATTGATGAAAGAA TACGGATTGCTGAAAAGGAACAAGAAGCTGAAATAGCAGAAAGGGATGCACTCTTGGCAGCGATTGAAGAGCACAAGCGATTGGAAGCAGAGAATCAAGAGAGGATAAAGAACAGAAATATTGGTTATCAACGGGACCTTGATATGCAAATTGACTATCAACGCAGAGTCAAAGCTAAGGAAAtagaagaggaagaaagagaATTCAGAATGGGACAG GAAGCAGAAGCTGAATATCAGAGGAAGCTAAAAGAAGCCCTCGACAGACCAACCATTGATAAAGTGCACCCCATGAGAATCATGGGAACAGCACTGAGAAGCAAATCCAACTGA
- the LOC131787580 gene encoding uncharacterized protein: MWQQVTYLALLLGIFVEFTTSAAAEKTAELQDDYSSTCPPGYWCKKKREFDSSECPRGFICRSKRSTSSCPPGYWCRRSELVLDQPTDPKNCAAEYWCRDEISQSRSIDSCPPGYWCRKKRSIDLVSKRSCPRDFVCAQTEQEDDSACPPGYWCKKKRSIIHAATEKSDCPRSFWCKRKAVKSS, encoded by the exons ATGTGGCAACAAGTTACATATTTAGCCCTTTTATTGGGTATTTTCGTGGAGTTCACAACCAGCGCTGCGGCCGAAAAGACCGCTGAACTTCAAGACGATTATTCATCAACATGTCCTCCGGGATATTGGTGTAAGAAAAAGCGCGAGTTTGATTCTAGTGAGTGTCCAAGAGGATTTATTTGCCGATCTAAACGAAGCACTTCCAGTTGTCCGCCAGGATACTGGTGCAGAAGAAGCGAACTGGTCCTCGATCAACCAACTGACCCAAAGAACTGCGCAGCCGA GTATTGGTGCAGGGATGAGATCAGTCAGTCTCGTTCCATTGACTCCTGTCCGCCGGGATACTGGTGCCGCAAGAAGCGGTCGATTGATCTTGTGTCCAAACGAAGCTGCCCACGCGATTTCGTGTGCGCCCAAACGGAGCAAGAAGATGACTCAGCCTGTCCCCCTGGATACTGGTGTAAAAAGAAGAGAAGCATTATCCATGCAGCCACCGAGAAGAGCGATTGTCCTCGTAGCTTCTGGTGTAAGAGGAAGGCAGTGAAATCGTCTTAA